Genomic segment of Methanolobus mangrovi:
CGCTTCTGGTTATAGAGAACAGGTTCCCTGGAAGGGATTACCACAGGAATTTTCGTAGTGTTCTGAGGAAGAGCAGCTCTTCATATAGAGATGCAGGCTATACGATAATAGATGATGCCAGCTTGCTTCCGGAGACACTTCCGGTTCTGTATAAGAGGATAACTACCTGAAAAGGTATATTTCTAATTTCACTTTTGCTCTTCATCTTGTGAATAAAAATAAGTCTGATCAGTTACATTTGATTATAGAAGATCATAGTATCATTATATCTTATTTATCAGAGTGGATTCGATGGAAAGAATATACAAATATTATCCGGAAGATTTTGGAGAACTAACTGCCAAAGTAGTACATATGGACCTTCTTTTCGATATCTTTGATGATCATACAAAGGTAAGATCAGATCTCAAATTAAGAACACTTGCTGATCCGATTAATGAACTGGAACTGAATTGCAAGAAACTTGAGATACTCTCCGTGACCTGCAAAGAGTATGATATCGATCATGAATACAGGGAAAAGGACGATATCCTCCTGATAAAGTTCGGCCAGACAGTACCCGGGAACACTGATATTCTGATAACGACTGAGACTATATGCAGACCTACAATGAACATACTGGAAGGTCTATATTATGATGAGACCCCGGCAGGTGCCCCGCCACAGCAGATCACACAGTGTCAGCAATGGGGATTCCAGAGGATCGTGCCATGTATCGATGACATGACAGCTAAATGCACCTACACGACTACCATCATTGCCGATGAGCGATATACGAATATGATCACCAACGGTGACATCATAGAGGAAAGACACTCCATCGGGAATGGAAGGGACATGATCGTTTATGATAACTCGATAACTCCAATGGCCACATATCTGTTCTTCCTTGGAGTTGGTACCTATGAGACATTCAGAAAGGAGTTCGAGTATCCTGATGGATACACTTTTGATCTGGAATTGCTGGTGCCACCGGGTTCTGACCCAGTAATAGCTCAGAGATCTCTTGATATTCTTTACGATTCCATAATGTGGATTTATCTTTTTACCGGTCCCAGACAATATGAACAACTGGAAATACGCCAACAGCTCATGGATATGGTCAGGCGAAGAGACCTTCTTAAAAATGAAGGCAAAGCTGCCAATGACAAACTGGACCTGATAAGGGAGGAACTGAATAGTGTTGTAGGGACCATACAGACCGGATACAGGTACACAGGTACCGTTTACAGGGAGATCGGCATGCAGAACTCCAATTTTGGTGGTATGGAGAATGTGGGCAACACCACCATCAGTACCAATCGTATAATGCCATTCCCTCAGATGACCGACAATGCTTTTGAATATTTAATGAGGGTGAAAGTGCATGAGTTCTACCATAATCTGAACGGTTCTGAGGTCACCGGTAAAAGTCCTTTTGAGATATGGCTCAACGAGGCAGTAACTGTCCATATAGAGAGGATGTATCATGCATATCATTTCGGTGAGGATTATAGTCGGCTTCAGGAAGTCCTTGACCTTCTGGCTCCTGGGTCCGGAACTTTTGCACTTGACCGGGGAGCAGCTTCCATGCCGATCATCCCTGATGGGTTCAATGATCCTGATGATCTCATCAGCGCTGTGACCTATGTAAAAGCACCTGAGTTTGTAATGATGATAGAGAAACTCATGGGGAAAAGTACATTTGTTGAAGCACTGGATGTCTATCACTCCCGATATAAACATTCAAATGCTTCAAGCTGGGAATGGATTGAAGCGATGGAAGAGGTTTCAGGACAGAAGTTCAAAGATATGGCAAATATCTGGCTGAAACAGACACAGTTCCCTGTGGTCCATGTCAAAACATCCTATGATGAGAATGAAAGGACCTACACATTGTTATTAGAACAGGAAGTCCCGGAAGGTGCTTCTTTCTGGCATCTTCCTTTCAGTGTAGCTCTTGTTGATGAAGAAGGAAATGACCTTGCTGAAGTTATGGAACTGATGCATGGTAAGGAGAAGACGATAGTTGTCAATGATGTTGATAAACCTGCATTCTTATCCCTGAACCGTGTTTATTCCTTCTTTGGAAAAGTGGTTCATGATGTTGATATAGATGAACTGGTCTTACAGGCAAGAGTGGACTCAGACCTGATAAACAGGTTCATTGCATTCTACAGGATCGTAGATATGGAAAAAATGAAGCTGATCGGTAACAGCGATTCTCTTCCATCAAAAGAGTTCACAGACCTGTATAATGAGTTCGTCATGGACAATGACCTGATGAATGAAGCAGGTGCTCAGTTCCTGACCATCTTTGAGTCCGTGGAGGATGAGGGACTTTCACACAGCTACCAGTTGTTATATGAGGTTAAGAAGAAACTTCTCAAAGCAGTAGCAAGCAGACATGAGGATTCTCTGATAGCACTTTATAAGGTTTACAGCGAAAAGGAATATGATGGTCAGGACTACCTGAACGAAGAAGTGACTGCTATCAAGGATCGTCAGGTAAAGAATACAATTCTCTCTGTCCTTTCCACTCTTGATACTCCCACAGTGCATCAGATGATAAAGGCACAGTTCGAGACAGCTCAGAATGCTACTGATAAATTAAGTGCTTTCAGTTATTATCTTAACAGTTCAGCACCTGACAGAATCCCGCTGATGCAAGCCTTCCAGAAGGAAGCACAGAAGGATCCGGTAAGCTGGGAAGCTTTCCTGAGGGTTGTAGGAAGCAACAGTAGTAATGATGTATTTGATCTAGTAAGGAAAGTTGGAAGTTCCAGTTCTTTCAGGATAGAGCAGGCAAATGATCAGAGAGCACTTTACGGAAGCTTTGCATTTAACCGAAAGAGATCCCTTCAGACCGAAGAGGGAAGGAAGTTGCTTGAAGATATAGTCCTCAGGTTGGCAAAGGTCAATGAGTACAATGCTGTAAGCATACTCAATGTCCTTGCTAATATCGATAGGATGGAGGAAGAGTATCACATTCCTCTGGTGGGAATGATGGCTCGTTTCCTGGAACAGCTCGATAAGGACAGTTCACCAAGTGTCTACAACAGGATAAGGAAGATACTGCTCAATACTCCGAAGGCCGTGGGAAGATATGAAGCGGTCAATGGTAAGGTCAATATCGGTTAAAAGTATGAAATTGACCGATATCAATTTTATTTTTTATAAAGGAGGAGATATGGATAAGCAAATGGTCAAAATGGTGGTGATACGGTCAGACACGTAAAAGCCTGAATATTCATTTCCCTATTCCTGATCGCCGATCTCCCGAAGCATTTTCTCTTTGTCAACAGGGATCGCTAGCTCCTTGAAATGATCTATAATATCAAGTCCCCATTGTCTTGCCTGAGGTCCATAGCTTATGAGTTTCAGATGATCGAGCACAAGGTCCTTGTTAAACAATGTTATCATGAAAATATCGTCGGTGACTGTGATCGATCCTATGGGTATTTCTTCTTTCATGAAGAACAATTCTGACCCTTCTGACTCGAGTATTTTTTGAAGATATTTTGAACCGTCCTTTTTCATTCTGTCGAAAACTGCTTTTGTGAGTATAAGGGTTACATCCACTCCTTTTTTAGCAAGCTGGGCATAATTATGCGGACACTGGGGATGGAAGAATGAAGCAAGGGTCCTGATATTCTTTGACTTTGCAAGGCTCTCATTGAACTCCTCCGGTGGCTCAAAAAGATATATCATGTCCGGTCTTTTAAGTTCACATTTTCCAAGGTTCCACAAGCGACTTCGAAATTCCTCGGGAATGCTGCTGATGTGACGGCTCATCCAGTAATCATAGTTCTCCTCAAAAACATCGATGGTTCCAAGAAGAGGTTCCATTTTTTCAACGAGTATCCTGGCAGCTTCTGTCAGGGAATAAACCCTTTCATTGCACACAATAAGGTTAAGCTTTCTCAACTTCTTGATCTGGGGAAGCATGGCACTGGAAGTAACATCGAGTGCTTCTTTTATTTCTTCGATATCCTTTGGACCTTCCATCAGCAGTAAAAGAAGCTTTTTTCTTTTTTCGGAAAGGAAGATCGCATCTATAAGTGAATCTTTCATTTATGTTTCATCCTGAATTTAAGGAAACTGTGTATATCTCATATATTAAGCATGTTAATTTATTATATTTATTTGGTTTTGACTATTTCAAAGCCCTCACGATTTTTAACGCCTTTGTTTATTTTGATCCCTGTGATGTTTTTTCATTATTTTACGATACAGTAGAGGGTTAGTATATAAACGTTCAGTCTTAACATCTACTTGTTGACGTCATTAATTCACAGTTGATCGCGATTGAAAATGTGTTAGAGTTCAGTATCAGTGAGGCATCATCCATGACCAGTTATACAATCAATGAAGCTTTGAAAAGCAAGCTTGAAGAGATGTTTGAAAATCGTGTATCTTTCAGTGAACTTGAAAGGATCGTCTATTCCCATGATGTGGGAGTCATCCCTGACTCTGTCAAAAAGACCATTGCCACAATGCCGGATGCAGTCGTTCAGCCTGTAAACTCCAATGAGGTATCTTCTCTTGTCAGAATTGCAATTGAGAATAAGATCCCTCTCATCCCAAGAGGTGCAGCATCCAGTGGATTTGGTGGAGCAGTTCCTGTGGCAAATGGTATTGTTATCGATTTTTCAAGAATGAACAATATCATCTCCATTGATCCCGATGATCTCAGTGTGGAAGTTGAGCCCGGTGTAGTATGGTCGGAACTGGATGAGAAACTCAAAAGAAAGGGACTTGCATTGCGTCTGTATCCGAGCAGTGCACCCACATCTACGGTGGCCGGATGGGTCGCTCAGGGAGGTAGTGGCATCGGCAGTTATGAGTACGGCACTTTCCGGGACAACATCGTTTCGGTAGAAATGGTCGATCCCATGGGTGACCTGAAGGTAATGAAAGGAGATGATATAGACCTTGTTTATGCTCTCGGAGGTATCACCGGCATAATCACAAAGGTTACTATCAAAGTGAAAAAGGCCGAAGGAATTACGCCTGTTCTTGCGGCATTCACAGATGAAAAGAAATTACAGGCAACACTTGATGAGATAAGGGGTTCAGGAACTGACCTGTGGTCTGTAAGCATCCAGACACCGGGCTATGTGGGACTGAGCCAGCAGGCAGCAAATGAAACAAAGATGCCACGGGGCAAATACATTGCACAGTTAGTTTATAGCCAGTCCCATGCTGAAGTTGCTTCCCTGATCGAAAATATTGTCAGCAGCAACAAAGGTGAGATTCTCCCTGAAGATGTTGCAGTTCATGAGTGGGACAACAGGTTCCGCACAATGAGGCTCAAGCGTCTTGGTCCTTCACTGGTTGCAAGTGAACTTATTGTACCAACAGATTCACTGGGAGATTTCCTGAAGGCAGTTGACAGGAAATTCAAGGGTGAGTTCGTCTTTGAAGGCATAATGGAAACTCCTGACAGGCTTATCATGATGGGATTCATGCTGGCCGATGAAAGAAAGACCAATTATCCACTGAAATTCTCATCGTCGCTCATAGTTGCCGATATTGCGAAGAAGATGGGGGGAAGACTTACTGCCACAGGCATATTCTTCACCGATGATTCAAAGGAGCTGCTGGGAGAGACACTGTTCAACAGGGTAGTTGCTTTCAAGAAGGAGTTCGACCCTGCACATATAATGAACCCGGGAAAGATCCTGCCACCTTCGGTTGAGAAGAACTCTCCTATAAAACAACTTTCCATTGCCATGAAAGGTGCCAGCAAGGGTAAATCCTTAATGAGCTTTGCAGGGAAGATCATGGATGGGAAAGATGTGGAATACAAGTATGGCGACAAATTACCTGAGGAGATAGGGAAGGATGCATTCATCTGTGCGCAGTGCGGAGCCTGTAAGACCACCTGTACCATGTATGACGCAGACCCATGGGAAAGCAGATCTCCAAGGGGTAAATGGTACCTGCTTTCCGAATATCTGAAAGGTAATATCGAATTCGATGAGGAATTCGCATCCACAATGTTCCTGTGCGCTACCTGCAAGAAATGTGATCTAAAATGCCAGACAGACCTGTCAATAGCTCATAATTTCATAAATATGCGCAGCATCATGGGACAGAAGAACTTTGAGAACACAGGTCTTGGGATCATCAGGGAGAATGTGCTAAATGCAGGAAACTTCTGGGGACTGCCAGGGGAAGCGCTTGAGTGGAAGGCTGATGATATGAAGATGGCTGACACGGGAGCAATCGGATACTGGCCAGGCTGCTGGTCTTCTGCTGTTACAAAGAACATGCCTCAGAACATAGTCCGAATACTGAACAGGGCAGGTGTCGAACTGGTTAACCTCGGAGAACAGGACAATATATGCTGTGGCCTTTACCTTGCACTCGGAGGATATACCGAGGACTTCGTGAAGACTGTTGAGAAAAATATCAACCTGATCAATGAGAAGGGTGTAAAGACACTGCTATTCTCCTGCCCGGGATGCTTTGCCACCTTCACCGAACAATATGCTGCTGTTGCAGAGATGCTTGGTCTTGACTGGGATGTTGAGACAAAGCATGTGGTTGTCCTCCTTGATGAACTTATCAGGGATGGAAAGCTAGATATCGAGAAGCCGGTTGATAAGAAGGTAACATACCACGATGCATGTCATGTATCAAGGTGGTTCGGTGCCTATGAGTATCCAAGGAACGTAATAAATGCCATTCCCGGTGTGAATCTTGTGGAAATGGAACACAACAGAGAAGATGCTCTCTGTTGTGGTATTGTGACATCTTTCGATGACCTGCCTACGGTTGCCCATTGCGGACAGAAACGTATCTTTGAGGCAATGGACACAGGAGCAGATTACGTCATTACCAATTGTGCGGGTTGTGCATCACAACTCAACCTTACCACCAATATGATGGAAGCACCTGTTAAACAGAAGGATATAACGGATATATTGTGTGAATCCATGGGAATAGAGGTCACATATGATCCAACGGAAACGATCGGTCAGTTCATGAAGCAGGCGATAGAACTTCTCGGCACAAGTTGTGTTCGCCATAAGTGAGGTAAATTGTCACAGGGAAAAGGCCGATAAGTCGGTCGTTTTCCTCCTTTTTCTTTTCTCTCCTCAGAAAAATGCAGAAACATTATCATAATTAGCAAGGAACCACAGGCCGAAAACAGCCATGAAAGCTCCGCAGAAGTAGAGTATCCTTTCATGTGTTCTTGGTGAGAACAGTTCTTTTCCTCTTGAGAATGAAGATGAGACTGCTACAAGGAATCCAAGGTCTGCGAGCCAGTGTCCCAGAATGAACACGATAACTGCGGAGATGCCTAACAGGTATTCCTGAAGGATAATAGCACTACCTGCTGTCAGCCACCATATGACAAGGGAAGGATTCAATGCAGAGGTTATGACTCCTGTGGATACAGGGCCTGATGACAGTTCCTTTTTACTGGATGATGAAACAATATCCATTGTTGAAACCTTCTTCGCACTTTTGATGAGCACCATTCCGAAAAGCACCATTACCAGACCGCCTATTATGGATATGCCTGACATGATACTCTCTCCAAGAAAAGCGGTGGCACCAGCAAGGATAAGCAGGAAAATGGCTGTTTCCACAAGTGCATGTCCAATAAATACCCAGGGTCCGGTTCTCCATCCGTTCTTCATGGAAATGCCAATGGTCGCGAACATCATGGGTCCGGGAATAATAGCAGCAGATATGCCTACTGTGATTCCCAGAACAAGAGCTTGTAACAGATCTATAATGTCTATCACCTGATAACCAAATTAAATATACAATAATGGCTATATATTTAACAGGTTTGCTGCATAATATCTGTTGAAGTCTCAGCATTCTGATTTTATAATATTACCAAAACACCTAAGTAATGTCCCCGCCTCCATTGAGCTAAAATGAGTGAGAGCTTGTTTTGTATAAACCGAGTTGATATTTTGGCAATAAAAGACGGAGATACAATAAAGATAGATTATACCGGCACACTTGATGACGGTACTGTTTTCGATAGTTCTGCAAATCATGATGAGCCTCTTGAATTCACAGTAGGTGCCTGTCAGGTAATACCAGGTTTTGAAGAAGCTGTAAGAGGTATGGAAGTAGGGGAAGAGAAGACTTTCAGGATCGAGGCTGCTGAAGCATATGGTGAAGTCAATCCTGCTCTTACCGAGACCGTTCCAAGTTCACTTCTTCAGTCTGATGCAGAGATCCATGCTGGAATGATGATCATGGTAGGAACTGCTGACGGTAATCAGATGCCTGCAAAAATAACAGAAGTGACTGATGAGACTATCACAGTTGACCTGAATCACCCACTTGCTGGCATGGCACTGACTTTTAGTATAAAAGTCGTTGAAGCATAAATTATTATTTTGAACCCATTATTCGGGTTCAACATCCAATTTTTCAAACAGAAGCGGAAATTTACAAATTCTAAAAATAAGTTTATTCATTTCATTTTACTGATAGTTTTCTCTTTTAGCTCCTTTACTTTAGAATCATCTGGCTTTTCCTTTAAAGCTTCATCAAACATCTCAACAGCACCAACATAATCACCAAGCCTGTGAAGGGCTATACCTTTGTGCTTCCAGACAACGCTTTTTCCATAACCCAACCCTATCAATTTATTAAAGCATGAAAGAGCCATCTGGTTCTGGCCAAGTTGAAGGCATGTAATACCTTTATTCATAAGGGCAGTGGCATTAGAAGGCTGCAATTGCAAGGCCGCCTCGAAGCACTCATATGCAAGCTCCTGATCTTTCTGCTCTCTCCCAGCCTTAATTCCTTCCTGTATCCACTCTGCTGTACTTTTTCTGTCACGCTGGCGGAGTTTCCTTCTTGCTCTGTTAAGTGCAGCATTATGGTCGAATGGCCTGTCCTCAGGTTTTCTCTGTACAGGTTCGACGGTCTCTTTCTGACCCGGCCTTTCAGTTTTCCTGATAACTTTCCTCTTCTCAGGGATATATGCAGGCTTATTGAGCATCTTTCGGAGTATCATTATCGCCGCATCCTTATCAAGAGGACTGTTATTGTTACCACATTTTGGTGACTGGATACAGGAAGGACAACCATCTAAGCATGGGCAGCTCTCAATGGACCGCAGGGTCACTTCCAGCATTTCAACTATTTTACCATAGCCACTTTCAGCATAGCCAACTCCACCAGGATGTCCGTCATACACGAATATTCCGCTTTTCCCTGATAGGTCATCGTGCTCCGGTGTGGATACACCACCAACATCGTTCCTGTCGGCCAGCAGGTGAAGTGGGTACATTGCTATCATAGCATGCTCAATGGCATGTATACCGCCTGCAAGATCCCGGTCATACTCGCTCACAAGTAGGGTGAACTCGAAGGGCAGTTCAAGCCACAGGGCTTCTGTCTCAAGTCTGAACTCCGGCATATCCAGAGGCAGGTTTCCAAGTTCTGTATCTGTTCGCTGTTGGAACCTCTTGTAACCGGTCACTTGCTGGGTAACATCAACATCACCAAAACCTACCTTGACATCAGGGTAGGTTCCAAGAGGCTTCGTATCAACAACCTCTCTGACAACGATGTCAGATGATACCAGGGATCTTGTATAATACCCGTCCTGTGCCTTCTCTACGTGTATCTCTTTCTTGTTGTGGTCCAGTTTTGTAACGCAGTAAGGAGTTCCTTTGTTGATGTATACTGCGCCCTCGAATGCTTCCCTGTATGCCCGCAGTCTTTCAATATCCTTTTCCAGAGGTTTTCTGGTAGCTTTGTCTATGATCGTGTAATTATTATCATCTATACTGCGTATGGATAATCTCATGTGCGGGTTCGGATCAAGTGATCTCTTTTCATTTGTTCCTTCCAGCAGCCCCTCTTCCTCAAGTACCTTCATGATAGTATCGAACTCAGGACCGAAATATTCACTGTCCTTTGCTCTTAATGGAAGTTCTTTTGCAGCACATACCAGATGGCCTGCCTGTATGTAACGGTTCGAGACATTGACAACAGCTTCTTCACATTTCCTTCTGAAGAAGTCCTGTGGATTTCTCATGTAATATTGGTCAAGAGCATTGGAATCGGCCACAAGTGCAACTATGCTTTCCCTGCTTCCACGGCCTGCTCTTCCTGCCTGTTGTCTGGCGCTCATGATAGTTCCCGGGAAACCATCCATAATACAGGCATCAAGTCCTCCAATATCGATCCCAAGTTCCAGGGCATTTGTGGAGATCACACCATCGATGTTACCTTTTGCAAGTTCTTTTTCTATGGTTTCACGTTCATCCCCGTGATAACCTCCTCTGTAAGGGCTG
This window contains:
- a CDS encoding DEAD/DEAH box helicase; protein product: MEISQLISNIKSSRKYEGQITHIEDVPAREAEYRDIELNSLIRYALNENGIKQLYIHQADAVEAAREKKNIVLSTSTASGKSLCYMLPVFERLLEEPHATALYISPLNALVNDQLETFRKLSHTMGLNVNIDRFVGSMSKAEKDSVKYGNTKIIFTNPEMLHLSFLQWKHQWKHFLSNLNFIILDESHSYSGVMGSHMGNLLRRLNRVCEHYGSNPQYICCTATIGNPVAHSSALTGKDLTLIDNDSSGQGPQKFIFWNPPLYSSSNNITRRKASFGETVDLFTTFVQSDLQTIAFARSRQKVERMYVQAKNTLAERGGEERISPYRGGYHGDERETIEKELAKGNIDGVISTNALELGIDIGGLDACIMDGFPGTIMSARQQAGRAGRGSRESIVALVADSNALDQYYMRNPQDFFRRKCEEAVVNVSNRYIQAGHLVCAAKELPLRAKDSEYFGPEFDTIMKVLEEEGLLEGTNEKRSLDPNPHMRLSIRSIDDNNYTIIDKATRKPLEKDIERLRAYREAFEGAVYINKGTPYCVTKLDHNKKEIHVEKAQDGYYTRSLVSSDIVVREVVDTKPLGTYPDVKVGFGDVDVTQQVTGYKRFQQRTDTELGNLPLDMPEFRLETEALWLELPFEFTLLVSEYDRDLAGGIHAIEHAMIAMYPLHLLADRNDVGGVSTPEHDDLSGKSGIFVYDGHPGGVGYAESGYGKIVEMLEVTLRSIESCPCLDGCPSCIQSPKCGNNNSPLDKDAAIMILRKMLNKPAYIPEKRKVIRKTERPGQKETVEPVQRKPEDRPFDHNAALNRARRKLRQRDRKSTAEWIQEGIKAGREQKDQELAYECFEAALQLQPSNATALMNKGITCLQLGQNQMALSCFNKLIGLGYGKSVVWKHKGIALHRLGDYVGAVEMFDEALKEKPDDSKVKELKEKTISKMK
- a CDS encoding LysE family transporter produces the protein MIDIIDLLQALVLGITVGISAAIIPGPMMFATIGISMKNGWRTGPWVFIGHALVETAIFLLILAGATAFLGESIMSGISIIGGLVMVLFGMVLIKSAKKVSTMDIVSSSSKKELSSGPVSTGVITSALNPSLVIWWLTAGSAIILQEYLLGISAVIVFILGHWLADLGFLVAVSSSFSRGKELFSPRTHERILYFCGAFMAVFGLWFLANYDNVSAFF
- a CDS encoding FAD-binding and (Fe-S)-binding domain-containing protein, whose translation is MTSYTINEALKSKLEEMFENRVSFSELERIVYSHDVGVIPDSVKKTIATMPDAVVQPVNSNEVSSLVRIAIENKIPLIPRGAASSGFGGAVPVANGIVIDFSRMNNIISIDPDDLSVEVEPGVVWSELDEKLKRKGLALRLYPSSAPTSTVAGWVAQGGSGIGSYEYGTFRDNIVSVEMVDPMGDLKVMKGDDIDLVYALGGITGIITKVTIKVKKAEGITPVLAAFTDEKKLQATLDEIRGSGTDLWSVSIQTPGYVGLSQQAANETKMPRGKYIAQLVYSQSHAEVASLIENIVSSNKGEILPEDVAVHEWDNRFRTMRLKRLGPSLVASELIVPTDSLGDFLKAVDRKFKGEFVFEGIMETPDRLIMMGFMLADERKTNYPLKFSSSLIVADIAKKMGGRLTATGIFFTDDSKELLGETLFNRVVAFKKEFDPAHIMNPGKILPPSVEKNSPIKQLSIAMKGASKGKSLMSFAGKIMDGKDVEYKYGDKLPEEIGKDAFICAQCGACKTTCTMYDADPWESRSPRGKWYLLSEYLKGNIEFDEEFASTMFLCATCKKCDLKCQTDLSIAHNFINMRSIMGQKNFENTGLGIIRENVLNAGNFWGLPGEALEWKADDMKMADTGAIGYWPGCWSSAVTKNMPQNIVRILNRAGVELVNLGEQDNICCGLYLALGGYTEDFVKTVEKNINLINEKGVKTLLFSCPGCFATFTEQYAAVAEMLGLDWDVETKHVVVLLDELIRDGKLDIEKPVDKKVTYHDACHVSRWFGAYEYPRNVINAIPGVNLVEMEHNREDALCCGIVTSFDDLPTVAHCGQKRIFEAMDTGADYVITNCAGCASQLNLTTNMMEAPVKQKDITDILCESMGIEVTYDPTETIGQFMKQAIELLGTSCVRHK
- a CDS encoding M1 family metallopeptidase — protein: MERIYKYYPEDFGELTAKVVHMDLLFDIFDDHTKVRSDLKLRTLADPINELELNCKKLEILSVTCKEYDIDHEYREKDDILLIKFGQTVPGNTDILITTETICRPTMNILEGLYYDETPAGAPPQQITQCQQWGFQRIVPCIDDMTAKCTYTTTIIADERYTNMITNGDIIEERHSIGNGRDMIVYDNSITPMATYLFFLGVGTYETFRKEFEYPDGYTFDLELLVPPGSDPVIAQRSLDILYDSIMWIYLFTGPRQYEQLEIRQQLMDMVRRRDLLKNEGKAANDKLDLIREELNSVVGTIQTGYRYTGTVYREIGMQNSNFGGMENVGNTTISTNRIMPFPQMTDNAFEYLMRVKVHEFYHNLNGSEVTGKSPFEIWLNEAVTVHIERMYHAYHFGEDYSRLQEVLDLLAPGSGTFALDRGAASMPIIPDGFNDPDDLISAVTYVKAPEFVMMIEKLMGKSTFVEALDVYHSRYKHSNASSWEWIEAMEEVSGQKFKDMANIWLKQTQFPVVHVKTSYDENERTYTLLLEQEVPEGASFWHLPFSVALVDEEGNDLAEVMELMHGKEKTIVVNDVDKPAFLSLNRVYSFFGKVVHDVDIDELVLQARVDSDLINRFIAFYRIVDMEKMKLIGNSDSLPSKEFTDLYNEFVMDNDLMNEAGAQFLTIFESVEDEGLSHSYQLLYEVKKKLLKAVASRHEDSLIALYKVYSEKEYDGQDYLNEEVTAIKDRQVKNTILSVLSTLDTPTVHQMIKAQFETAQNATDKLSAFSYYLNSSAPDRIPLMQAFQKEAQKDPVSWEAFLRVVGSNSSNDVFDLVRKVGSSSSFRIEQANDQRALYGSFAFNRKRSLQTEEGRKLLEDIVLRLAKVNEYNAVSILNVLANIDRMEEEYHIPLVGMMARFLEQLDKDSSPSVYNRIRKILLNTPKAVGRYEAVNGKVNIG
- a CDS encoding FKBP-type peptidyl-prolyl cis-trans isomerase, with the translated sequence MAIKDGDTIKIDYTGTLDDGTVFDSSANHDEPLEFTVGACQVIPGFEEAVRGMEVGEEKTFRIEAAEAYGEVNPALTETVPSSLLQSDAEIHAGMMIMVGTADGNQMPAKITEVTDETITVDLNHPLAGMALTFSIKVVEA
- a CDS encoding helix-turn-helix transcriptional regulator, yielding MKDSLIDAIFLSEKRKKLLLLLMEGPKDIEEIKEALDVTSSAMLPQIKKLRKLNLIVCNERVYSLTEAARILVEKMEPLLGTIDVFEENYDYWMSRHISSIPEEFRSRLWNLGKCELKRPDMIYLFEPPEEFNESLAKSKNIRTLASFFHPQCPHNYAQLAKKGVDVTLILTKAVFDRMKKDGSKYLQKILESEGSELFFMKEEIPIGSITVTDDIFMITLFNKDLVLDHLKLISYGPQARQWGLDIIDHFKELAIPVDKEKMLREIGDQE